Genomic window (Gammaproteobacteria bacterium):
CGGAATTTCAGATAACGCTGAGGGCGGTTGTAACGACAGGCCGGATACGCCCGATAATGCTCGCCTGCCCATATCCCAGTTCACGCAGTTCGGCAACGCAGGCTTTGGCCTCATCGGACGGCACGGCAGCCAGCAGCCCGCCCGAGGTTTGAGGGTCGAACAGCAGCGGCCACGCCGGATGAGTACGCACCGCCTCCGCGGCTGTGATGGTCTCAGCCAGACGCGCATTCTGCGGCTGCAAGGAACTGACAATGCCGGCCGCGACGCAATCCAGCGCGCCATCGAGCAATGGCAACTTGGCCAGCTCGATTTCCGCGCCCAGTCCCGACGGCCGCAGCAGCGCCAGCAA
Coding sequences:
- a CDS encoding bifunctional NADH dehydrogenase FAD-containing subunit/selenide, water dikinase SelD; this translates as AVAMMRQSSAQAADCLRAHHASACTDVTGFGLVGHLLALLRPSGLGAEIELAKLPLLDGALDCVAAGIVSSLQPQNARLAETITAAEAVRTHPAWPLLFDPQTSGGLLAAVPSDEAKACVAELRELGYGQASIIGRIRPVVTTALSVI